CTGTCCTTGAAGCAACATCCTACATACCCTTCCCCTATTTTAAACTGTTGTTTTGATCGTTCACCTGACAGGCAGTACCCGGCAACCAGTTCAAGGCATGAGTTCGTTTCATCATCTTCATTTATAAGGAATACTCCTCCCTGTTGAGCCTCGACATAATCGGTCAGTTTTTCAATAAACAACCGGCATAATTCGTTAAGGTCTTCTCGGTTTTTGCTGATCAGATCAGAAAATATTCCAAGACCCTGGTTGAACCAGAGCAGGTTTTCCTGGTCTTTTTGCCTGACTATAAGCTCTCTTTTCTGAATTATAATTTCTGAATGCTGCTGTTCAAGTTGTTCCCTGGCCGCTTCAAGTTCCTTCGAACTTGCCTGGAATTTCTCTTCAATTGAGCGCTTTTGTCGCTCCTCTTGTGTTATCCGGCGCCTGATAATGAAAAATACAAGTCCCGCGAGCAATAATACGGCCAGTATTCTGAACCATAAAGTTGCCCAGAATGGCGGTCTGACCCTGATTTTTACAGATATGCCTTTTTCATTCCATGTGCCATCGCTGTTTGATGCGATAACTTTAAACCTGTACGTTTTATAAGGGAGATTGGTATAGGATACAAACCGCCGGTTGCCGGCATCAATCCATTCTTTGTCGAATCCTTCAAGCATGTATTTATAACGGTTTCTGAATGGATTTTCAAAATGCAGCGCTGAAAAATACAGCGTGAAATTGTTTTGTTTATGGTTCAGATTAATTTCATCAGCCACATTGATATGATCCTTAACAGGAGAATGATCACCCGGAATAACCGATACATTGCGGATTTGTATATCAGCAAGTATTATTTTCGGGGCAACAGTATCCAGTTTTACATCCTTAGGAAAAAAACTGTTGAATCCAAACTGTCCACCGAAAAACATTTCACCCTGGTTGCTTTCATAGAACGAGGTTCCGTTGAACTCGTTGCTCTGGAGTCCGTCTTCGATAGTAAACTGTTTAACTGACCGGTTTTTCTCATTGAATTTAAGGAGGCCGTTATTTGTGCTCATCCACAAATTCCCCTCAGCATCATCCAGTATCCCGTATACAACGGCCGTTTCCAGTTCGGGTATATCAGTGAAATGGGTAAAACTGCCGTCTGCCGGATTATACTTGTCTACGCCCTTGCCATAGGTGCCAATCCATAGACAGCCTTTGGAATCTTCATGGAAACAGAGTATTTCATTATGGATCAATGAATTTTTATTGGCGTCATCATGAAGATAGTGGATGAAGCCATCTGTTGAAGGGTCATATCGGTTTGCCCCCAGGTCCGTGGCGAGCCAGACGTTTCCTTTTGAATCTTCATAAATTCCGTAGACTGTGGTATTGCTTATACTGGTCTTATTTGAAGTATCGGGCAGATATTGCCTGCACTTGCCGGTCTGAATATCCATAATGGATAAACCCTTATCGGTGCCAACCCATAGTTTTCCATCGGTGCCTGTATAAAATGTGTAAATACGGTCACTGGTTACCGAAGCAGGATTTCCTTCCTCATACCGGAAATGAGTGAAGCTGACAGGCCTTCTGTTCTGATCGAGTATTACTTTATTGATACCGGCATCATCTGTGCCGATCCACAGGGTGCCTCTCGGGAACTCCTTTATGGCTCTAACCCTGTTGCTCGATAATCCGTTGGTGACACCGGTGTGATGGATCCAGTGAGTATATCTTTTGTTCGTCCGGTCAAGAATATGAAGACCATCCGATTTTGATCCCACCCATAAAACCCCCTGGTCATCCACATATATAGGATGAACATTCCTGAAAATCAGTTTTTCATTCGAATAGGGCACATAATCATATAAAACAAACTTGTCTTTTTTCGGACTGTAAATGTCAATCCCGTTTGAGCCTGCCCAAACAAGGCCTGCATAATCCATGAAAAGGGATAATACTTCGTTATTCTTTATGCTGTAAGGATTGAGGTGATCATAAATATAATTAACGAAAGTTCCTGATTCCGCCGATCCGATAAACAGCCCGCTACCGAACGTTGCAACCCATAAATTCCCGGCATTGTCTTCAAGAAGAGCTTTAACAGTCAGATCGGACGTATTATTGCTGTTTTTCAGGGAGGGCTTTTCTATAGTGCCGGTTTCCTTACGTAATAATGAAAGTCCGTTTTGAGTGCCGATCACTACATTATTTTGTTTGTCAACAAGCAGGCATGTTACCGGCTCATTCATTGCATACGCCCTGATATCGTTGTTTTCGGGTTCAAAGCTCAGTAAACCCTCATTTGTTCCTATCCAGACCGTTTTTTGATCCCTGATCACCGAATGAACGGTCATTTTATCGAGGGAGGAGAGTTTTTCAAATTTCTTTGAAACCAGCGTATAATCACCTGTTACATAATCAACCATATACAACCCGCTTCCTGTACCTGCCCAAAGATATTTTTTGTCATAAGGCATAATGCAATTGACAATGTTAACCGATTCTTCAGTGTTTTTTACATTAACGTTAATAGTGTAAAACCTGTCCTTTTTGCGGTCATACTTATTCAATCCGCCCCCGTTGGTGCCTATCCACAGGTTACCTGTTGAATCCTCGGCTATGCAAAGAATTCTTGAGTTCGAAATGCTAAAAGGATCTCCGGGCAATGGTTTGAATACAGTAAAGGTATACCCGTCATATTTATTCAGGCCATCGTCCGTACCTATCCACATAATGCCTTTGGAATCCTGAAAGATACAATTGGGTGAGCTTTGTGAAAGCCCGTCCTTAATTGAAATATTCGAGAATTTAATATTATCCTGTTGTCCGGAAACAGGAAAGCAATACGACAGCAGGATAAGAATCCCGGTAGAGAGTGTAAAATTCTTCAGGTTCATAGTTACAGAATCAGTCACAGGTAGAACAGTATAAATATAAAATAAAAACATTTATCACCAACCAGGGTATCTCGATCATATGATGCGAATTATTAACTTTGTTCAGTTTTACACTATGTTTCTCGATAGTATTTCCATAGTAAATTTTAAGAATTTCGCCCAGGCGGAGCTTTCTTTTTCGCCCCGGATAAATTGCTTTGTCGGTAATAATGGCGTCGGAAAAACGAATCTGCTTGATGCGATCCATTATTTGTGTTTATGCAAAAGTTATTTTAATCCTGTCGATTCTCAAAACATAAAGCATGATGAGGAATTTTCCGTGATCCAGGGGATATTCCCCGGAAATGAAAAGCCAAATGAGATTTTTTGCAGCATACATCATAATAAAAACAAGGTATTCAAGTGCAATAAGAAAGAATACGAAAAGCTGGCGCACCATATAGGTTCCTTTCCGGTTGTCATGATTTCGCCGCAGGATTCATCACTTATAATGGAAGGAAGTGAAGAAAGAAGACGATTCCTGAACAATGTGATCTCTCAGTATGACAGGACTTATCTCGAAGATGTACTGCAATACAACCGTGTTCTTGCACAACGTAATAAACTGCTTAAGGACACCTGGAATCAAAGGGGAAACCAGGATCTTATGGAAGTTTACGATGCCCAGATGGAAGTGCCTGCAGGCCGGATATTCCGGAGCCGTATGCTGTTTTCCGAAAAAATGATACCGGTTTTCAGGAAGTATTACCGGAAAATCGCAGCGGATCACGAGGAGGTGGATCTCCAGTACCAGTCGCAGCTCATGGATCAGAGTATCCTGGATTTGCTTAAACATTCAAGGGAGAAAGACAGAATCATGCAATATACCACCCAGGGGATTCATAAAGATGATTTGATACTTAAGCTAAACGGCTATCCTCTAAAAAAAACAGGTTCACAGGGACAGCAGAAAACTTTTCTGGTTACCCTGAAGCTGGCCCAGTTTGATTTCATTAAAGAAATGAGCCAGATCAGACCAATTCTTTTGCTTGATGATGTATTTGATAAGTTTGATGAGCAAAGGGTAAGACAGATTATAAGGCTTGTATCGGATGATCATTTCGGCCAGATATTTATTTCACACACCGATGAAGAAAAGATGCGTTCCATTCTGGAAGAGATGCACACCGAATTCAAGCTTTTCAGGGTGAATGACGGAAGAGTAGGGTGATGCTGGATATCAGGGATCAGGGATTAGTAACCGGTATAAGGAAAAGTTTTTATGAAATCTCTTAGGCCTTAATATCTTATTACTTAATTACTAACAGACTAACAAACTTCTTCATGCGTAAGAGCCAGACACAGAAAATCGGGGATGTAATCAGTGATTGCCTGAGGGAGCTTAGGATTGACAGGAAGCTCAAAGAAGTGAACCTTGTCAGCCAGTGGGAGACCATGATGGGGAAAACAGTGGCAGTAAGAACTGAAAAAATCTATATCAAGGGAAATACCCTTTATATAACAGTAACCTCGTCGGTTTTGAAAAGTGAATTACTGATGATGCGGCACCGGATTATCGAACGCCTGAATGAGCAGGCAGGGGAGAAGATAATTGAGAGTATTGTTATTAGATAAAATAAATTTACGATTTAACGAT
Above is a genomic segment from Bacteroidales bacterium containing:
- a CDS encoding DNA replication/repair protein RecF, which gives rise to MMRIINFVQFYTMFLDSISIVNFKNFAQAELSFSPRINCFVGNNGVGKTNLLDAIHYLCLCKSYFNPVDSQNIKHDEEFSVIQGIFPGNEKPNEIFCSIHHNKNKVFKCNKKEYEKLAHHIGSFPVVMISPQDSSLIMEGSEERRRFLNNVISQYDRTYLEDVLQYNRVLAQRNKLLKDTWNQRGNQDLMEVYDAQMEVPAGRIFRSRMLFSEKMIPVFRKYYRKIAADHEEVDLQYQSQLMDQSILDLLKHSREKDRIMQYTTQGIHKDDLILKLNGYPLKKTGSQGQQKTFLVTLKLAQFDFIKEMSQIRPILLLDDVFDKFDEQRVRQIIRLVSDDHFGQIFISHTDEEKMRSILEEMHTEFKLFRVNDGRVG
- a CDS encoding DUF721 domain-containing protein gives rise to the protein MRKSQTQKIGDVISDCLRELRIDRKLKEVNLVSQWETMMGKTVAVRTEKIYIKGNTLYITVTSSVLKSELLMMRHRIIERLNEQAGEKIIESIVIR
- a CDS encoding two-component regulator propeller domain-containing protein; amino-acid sequence: MNLKNFTLSTGILILLSYCFPVSGQQDNIKFSNISIKDGLSQSSPNCIFQDSKGIMWIGTDDGLNKYDGYTFTVFKPLPGDPFSISNSRILCIAEDSTGNLWIGTNGGGLNKYDRKKDRFYTINVNVKNTEESVNIVNCIMPYDKKYLWAGTGSGLYMVDYVTGDYTLVSKKFEKLSSLDKMTVHSVIRDQKTVWIGTNEGLLSFEPENNDIRAYAMNEPVTCLLVDKQNNVVIGTQNGLSLLRKETGTIEKPSLKNSNNTSDLTVKALLEDNAGNLWVATFGSGLFIGSAESGTFVNYIYDHLNPYSIKNNEVLSLFMDYAGLVWAGSNGIDIYSPKKDKFVLYDYVPYSNEKLIFRNVHPIYVDDQGVLWVGSKSDGLHILDRTNKRYTHWIHHTGVTNGLSSNRVRAIKEFPRGTLWIGTDDAGINKVILDQNRRPVSFTHFRYEEGNPASVTSDRIYTFYTGTDGKLWVGTDKGLSIMDIQTGKCRQYLPDTSNKTSISNTTVYGIYEDSKGNVWLATDLGANRYDPSTDGFIHYLHDDANKNSLIHNEILCFHEDSKGCLWIGTYGKGVDKYNPADGSFTHFTDIPELETAVVYGILDDAEGNLWMSTNNGLLKFNEKNRSVKQFTIEDGLQSNEFNGTSFYESNQGEMFFGGQFGFNSFFPKDVKLDTVAPKIILADIQIRNVSVIPGDHSPVKDHINVADEINLNHKQNNFTLYFSALHFENPFRNRYKYMLEGFDKEWIDAGNRRFVSYTNLPYKTYRFKVIASNSDGTWNEKGISVKIRVRPPFWATLWFRILAVLLLAGLVFFIIRRRITQEERQKRSIEEKFQASSKELEAAREQLEQQHSEIIIQKRELIVRQKDQENLLWFNQGLGIFSDLISKNREDLNELCRLFIEKLTDYVEAQQGGVFLINEDDETNSCLELVAGYCLSGERSKQQFKIGEGYVGCCFKDRKFVEIDNVSDKYSTVNSGLGSMPVKHLILGPLVVNNECIGVIELGSFKKIKGYRITFIEKLLETFSSTILTEQSNKRLKRLIEQSTQQARDLAENEERIRKSMEELMAAHEESSRREDELVKLAEESATNEEMLNQEIEQLRIKIADLTGKKES